The Bos mutus isolate GX-2022 unplaced genomic scaffold, NWIPB_WYAK_1.1 CTG361, whole genome shotgun sequence sequence TTCATTcctttgacaatttttttttctctgaaaataataaattgcaacattcatttcttttttattcacatACAATTCTGAACTTGCTGATCAGTAAGAACTTGTTtaaaggaggggagagggacttttcttcattcctttgacaatttttttttctctgaaaataataaattgcaacattcatttcttttttattcacatACAATTCTGAACTTGCTGATCAGTAAGAATTTGTTtaaaggaggggagagggactCTTCCTTCCCAGAAGGCTTGGTCTCCTGTTGAAATTGTTTTACAGCTGTTTATCAATCTTCTCCACACCTTGGCAAAGTCCAACTTTAGGAGCTGATGGACACTAAAGCCTAAAGAAAGGACAAGCTGAGCCAATACCTATAAAAGATTTGAGTAGATTTCTGTATCTCCAACAGTAATATTCAACTGGTACCCTCCCCTTTAAACATCACTTCCAACTccttggcttcccagatggctcagtggtcaagaatctgcctgccaatgcagaagatgcaggagatgtcagtttgatacctgggtcagaaagatcccctagagaagggaatggcaacccactccagtattcttgcctgtgaaattccaTGGCAAAGAAGTCTGGTTGCCTGCAGTCCctgtggtcacaaaagagctggacatgacttaacaactaaagaGCAACAACAACCCTCCTCCATATTTGATAACAAAAATAGTGACAACAGAGATTTTCACTTTAAATGTAGCTTTAAACATCTTTACTTCAAAACACAATAAGTACTAGAACTTAAGAAAGGCCCATATGTTTGCTTGGAGTTTCCTTGTAACAAATCATTGCTGCCCACATCAAGTACTTCCCCAAAGATAACACTAGAGGAAATTCCCCCAGACATTTTAGCtgtccatttctctttctccctctatcTCTCTTTGAAAGGGGGTAGTTTATACCTAATGAGAATGACCTACTCTTCAAGAAGGACAGCTTTCTTGGACAACATACCTGTAAGAAGCCTGAGCAGAGGCAGCGGAGGTGCTGACATTCACTTCTTATAACAGAGAGTTAGCTTCTTGGGGGACACTACTGCTTAAATGAGTCAGAGAGGTCTTTGGAGAAGAGTCAGGACAATGCTCAGGGTGATCTGAAGTTGAGCAGATGGTTAAAGATGCACCAGTACCCGAAGGCTAAAATAAGGAAAAAGCGTCCCACAGAAGGTGACGCCAGTAAAAGAATAGATGTGGGACCCATCGGCCATGTTATAAAAGGACAGGTTCCCAACTTCCCAGTCCAGGAAAACTCCTATCCTGCGGGGCTGCTGCCTAAGTGATGGAGAGTTTTTCTGGGAGTTGGGAAATATGACTTTTCCTTCCTCGTGTACCAAAACCCAAAAATTCTTATCTGGACTTTCTACAAACCAGCCCTCTCTCTTCACTGTCTCTGAGCAAATGCCCAGAGCACATCGAGTTGTGGATCCAGCTTCTGTCCTCGTATTTACTTCTACCTCCCAGTATTGTCTCTCCGTGTCCCCCTGGGTGAAGGACTTATCTCCTAGAACACTGAAGATGGCTTCAGAAACTGCTTGATCTTCGTGTGTTGAGGCATCACCATTCtgggaaacattattttttaaagaaatgtgttGCTTGTTCTCAGATAAGACGAGGTTGGGGTGAGCTGTTTTCGGATCCAGAGTGAAAGCCGCTGCAGGTATGGAGAGGAAAATAAAGGTCATTCCACAGTGGAGACTGGTTGGCTTTAGGAAAGATGCAAATTACGGGAAAGGGAGGAtggataaaaatgagaaaaatggaagATTAGGTAAAACAACATATGTTCTCTCCTATGTTCATTTACAGGAGACATGTGATGTGTAGATCATAGAAGGCCAGGAATGAATGGGACCTTGGGTAACCATGTGTTCCAGACAGGCTGAGAATGCTTAACCAAGAAAATCCCCAGGGTCATGTATTTCAAGTTGGGGCTTCTCTAACCTCCTGCTAATGCCAGTTGCTTTACTGCTTGCTCTTAATAATTAAGACATGTCTTATTTCCAATCACAATGTACTCACCTTCATTTAAGTTTCTTTGGGGTCATTTTTCTGTGAGATTAGGTAATAACTGGGCCATCTATAGTACTTATCTTACACTCTTATTATACTTTAAATGGTTGAAATCCCAGGCTCTGTGGTCAGAAAGATCTGAATTTTATAATTACTCTGCTTTTAGTATTGGCGATCTTGAAGTTACTTTGCTTCTCTCGGCCCCACTTTAATCTCATGAAGGTGTACATAATTATGATGCCTCAGCACAGAACTACTGTGAGAAGACAATGAGATAATATGCAGAGAACTTAGTACTATATTTTGTCCACTTGGTAAATTTTAGCTTCTGATGGTTATAGTAACACTATAGTAATAGTATTAATAGTGTAATTCTAGTAGTAAGGAGTCTGCTTCTGGTCAAACCAAACATcttcaataattaaaatttttctcataagAATGTGTATGGGAAtgattagaatatattttaatttttggaggattAAATTAACTAGGCAATGTTTGTGGATACAGGGATATTCAGAGTGAATAGCAAGCAGTAGAAGTAGAGAGTTGTGATTTTGGGAAGATTCTAAGATGGTCAGGGCCCATTTTCCACTTGCACTGAGATGCAACAAGCCCTTCTCTGTCTCAGACGGAGTACACAGCAGGCTTCCTTCTGATTGAACTACTCTCTTTGACATGAATAGATCAATAGCAGCACTTAAGTCtcagaataaatataaattccTCAAGGGAATTCCTTGAATCCACCATTTTTTCTCATGGCAATCTCTTATTCCTTCATAATGCATCACAGTTTGTACGTGCACTTTCCCATAAAGTCAGAGACCAAATCCACTTTATTTACTAGGCACTAAATGAATAGTTGTATAATTTAatgctgaatgagtgaataatGTCAGAATGGTAAGAAATCTGGTAACATTTCTGTGTTAGATTGAAGTGAGAGCCATGAAATGAATAACCAGTTAAGTATTGTTGGGAGTTTATACAAATACTTTCTCAATTGTATAGAAGAGGTTAAGTGAGACAAATAATAGTAAAGTAACTCACCTGCTTTGAACTGTTCCTTCCTCCagtctaaaaaggaaaaacaaaattcagatgGAAGAATATGCCAAGTTCATGTCCTCTGAACTAGTGAGAAGCTTCTCCCTTTATCCCCTTGTGTCTTTTTGGACTCCTAGATTCAAAATAAAATCTCCCGAGGATAGCTCCTACCTGAAAAATGGTCTGAAAATGCCTCATGAAGTACCTGAAGTACCCGAAGTACCTGAAGCCCCAAGACAATATCAGTTACTCACCAGCATATAACTCAGCTTTTCTCCAGtctgaaataaaacaaaggcATTAGAGTCTCCCATTTACAGCAATGTCACTTCAGAAAGTGAAAATCTGAGGGTTTACCATAGTACAGTATATTGTGTTCATGATCTCAATGACAATTCTGATGTACTTATCTTCTTTTACATCTCCagttttatttctcacatttttcaCATTCTACATCTATGATAAAATATgcaggttcattttttttttagttggggagaaagaaaaggtaGGCTTAAGTTTTGAGAATATATTGGAAAGCCTAAAATTTTGTGTGCTGCCTTGATACTCTTGAGCTTTACAGGGTTCCAAATGCCTAACTGTGAGTTCTCCTGctctagctcagatggtaaagaatctgcctacagtgcaggaaacccaggtttgattcctggatcagaaagatcttctggagaaggaaatggcaaccaactccagcattcttgcctgggaaatcccgtggacagaggagcatggctggctacagtccatgggatcacagagtcagacacaacttagcgactaaacaagaaatgacaacctgctctcAGTAGACAGGTCCTCTAGCCATCAGGAAAGTCTCCCCTCTCAGCTAATTTCCCTGTTGGCCAAAACAGCTGAACCCCACCTGATCTTCAACCTAATGAATTTTACCTCACTGTCAGCCTGCACAATTAATCAAACAAGCCAATTACATACTTCCACAGAAACAGGATCACCTCATCCTCTTGTGACTACAAAACCTGCCTCCCACAGACCTTGCTGTACTCACTCCGCTCTCAACTGCGACCTCCAGGTGCTCTGGCATGGCACATGGTGTCTTTCTCTCCCAGGATGCGAATATATATGTGAGGATATACGTGCTTAAAAACCTGCTGTTATTTGTCCAGTGTTGGATATCATGTGGTTGACCATTTTATACTGTTTAGGGAAGCAGGTCCCTCTCTCACTAACAAGGTAAATAGAAGGCAACCAGAAGAAAAGGGTCGACGAGAGGGTTTCCCCAACTGTAACAACAGTATAACTCACCTTGCTGATATAACTCTTTCCTTCTGGCTGAAAAGGAATAATAGTCTGTGAGATGCCAGACATACAGCATACAGTAAGGACTCTATCTCCTACTTTAGAGCAATGAAGATGGAAAACTTACCAAGCTCTCTCTTAAATgattctaaaaaggaaaaaaaaaatgggtttaacagaaaatattttttagactATGTTATTAAGCCCAGATTCTAAATGCTACTTCCATGTatctagaacaaaaaaatccTTTGAGAATTATCATTatgaccattaaaaaaataagctctATCTATGCCTATACCAGTgatctttccttctccaatggactcaattataatatttttttcctcaggaAGTTCTTGAGCTCCATGTTTTGTTGGAGGTCTTGGGGCTCTGACTCATTCTTACACATATCTCTGCATTCCCCAAGGATGCCATCCACGTGCACAGCCATGCTAACAGATATATAAAGTCACACATCCCCACCAAGTCTGATGCCCAGTTTTACCTTTagatttactttctttcttcttttcttcctcgaCTTTTGATAGCTTCTTATTTCCCTGTCGTTCTTTCCAGGCCAAATATACAATAGCACCAGCTGAAACCCCAAGTATCACCAAAGTCACAGCAAATGCTGCCTTCCAAGGAGAGGGCCTAGGGAAGAAGGATTCTGACACAGGATCCCCAAAACCTGGTTAAAAACATACACCAAGCAAGCCTATCCCATCCCATTTTCTAAATATCGCttccttgtgtgtgtgagtgtgtttagacactcagtcatgtctgactctttgcaaccctatggtctggagccccgaggctcctctgtccatgggatttctcaggcaagaatactagagtgggttgccatttcctccctccagggaattttcccaatccagggatcaaacacacatctcccgTGTCTCCGATTTGCAGGtgattttttacccactgaaccatcagggaagcccatatccctTCCTTACTCCTCTTCTATCTCCCAAATGAGCAGCACGGACCTGGGATAAAAATGGTTTCCACTTGCTCTTGTCCAAAGAAGGGGTTCTTCATGGAACAGGACATTTGTGTCGTTGAGCTGTCTCTCACAATGAGGGATGCCTCAATCTGAAACAAGCCATCATCATCTTGTGTCTCGTCCTCAGAGACAGATGGGATCTTCTTTCCCTTCACATCTTCCCATTGTACTTCAGGCTGGGGAAACCATCCCTTGCCTGTGCACTTCAACCTTATTCCTCCATCTTCTGGACCCACCAAGAAAACACGAGGACCAGAACCTATACCTGGAGAGGAGAGTCATTCATCTGAGACTTGGAGAGTTTTTGTCCAGATGTCCCTCATATTTCACAGCTACACCAGTGGAGAAAGATGGACAAAGCACTATAGTTCTCAGTGGATGGAAGGgggttcttttcttttcccatgaGATCAATGGTTATCTGAAGCTTAAAAGGTAAAAGAGCATTGAAGCTGATTCTGGGACTTATACCAATGTCTGTCATATCTCCTCTATACAAGCATATCTGCAATTGGCCATAGAAGGATAATAGGGAAGGAGCAGAGTAAGATCCATTGATGttaaattctttcagaaaaagaTTACTGTATCTATATCACATGTCTATTTCATCTGCTGCTTAAATTGAGACTTCTCATAGTCACCTCCttaaataatttcctttcctttctttcttcctctgagtAAGGCTTACCTAAAAGATGAAGTTAACAAGGTAAAGTGAGTCCATGAAAGAGTCAAGATGTTTTAACTTTTCCATTCTcagtcctttcttttctttccactcctcctcttcttcttcagTTCTGCATGGGCAGGGTCTACTAGTAGGTTCACATAACCAACACCCGTGTTAAAATATAACACTACCAGAATACTAGATGAATCCACCATGTCTTTGATAATGATGACTGTCCTGACTTCTAAgactatgtattatttttctttataaaacttgATATCATAAAATATGGCTCCACCATGGCTGGCTCAGTCCTATTCAACAAACTGCTTCTAAAAGATTGGACCTGTCTTCATACCCAGAAGTCAATAAACTAACAGGAAAGGTGCTGAAAAATGCTGTCATTTGCATGAGGTTACTTCTGTAACTATGAAAGCTTTGACCTCTTACTGGGCGGATATTAAAGTGAGATCCCAGTAACATGGCTCAGGAGAGTTTGTCACCCTTTCCTTCAAGACCTAATGGATTAGACTTTTCCACTAAAGTTATAGACAAAGAAGAGGATAAAATGCGTGTATAGATAGTTTGACAAGTAGTATTAAATGAGAGTATTAATTTAAGGTAAACCTAACATAttcaaagaatgagaaaaactttACAACCAGAAAAACACTATGTTTGTCTTGGCAGAGAGTATAAAGctttagagatggaaataccaaagaAATAGACAGATAAATCATTATAACCAGATAGAAAATTTAGACTTACACTAGTTACCCATAAGAAGTTTATGGGAAGCAATGTACTGTACATCTGGATGGAGATTTCATACACTGTTCACTATTGGTATGGAGATAAGTGAATAGATAcattacaaaaaaatattttgaacttatCATGAAATTTTATATCAAAAATATCTTTCTACAGATGtgagatctaaatgtaaaagcaaaaaaaaaaaaaaagagagaaatgaactaCTACAACTACATTCAATGAGCTAGATAGGAAGATCTCAAACATAATggtgaacaaaaaacaaaacaaccacaacaaaGCAGACATAAAAGAGTCCatgtatatgaaattaaaaaacaagcacGACGAAGCAGCCTCTCAATCTACTCTGTCAAACCCTCATTTCCTCCAAACAGTGCTAGCGGGACTGGACCACTAACATTTCCAGTTAAGCCTCTGTCCCTCACAGTAGCCAGCTGGGATTCTCATCTCTGGGAGTAATGGTACATTTTGCTAATCACGGTGCTTTACCTCAAAATATGTGAGGAGAGACATAGAGGGaagtaaatgatatatttttatgataGATATTTAtggaaatcatttatttttaaagtacatcttaataaatgcataaatagaTTAAGATGACTTGAGGTTTAAATTCAGTGCCTAGGATGTTGACACCTCCAAGGATACCTACTTGTTGCCTTTTGTTCACCATCCTCCTCCCTAATCACATACAGAACACTTACATTTCCCTTACAGTGATCTGTATTTTCTGATAATTACTCACCTATCACCTTTAGCTCCAAAACGGCTTCTTCGAAAtcagttccttttttaaaaaagcacttgtACATTCCATTGTCTGAGACCCGGAGGCTGTGGATTCTCACAGCTACTCTTCCCTCGGTGATGTAGTCTTTCACCAACTCGGCTCTCCCTTTGAAATCTACTAGTTGTTCTCCCACCTGCTCCATTCCATTCTGATACACAAAGACAGCCTCTGAGAACTGATTGCGAAACCACCGGATCTCCATATTCTCCACATTCATGGCTGGGTACACACGGCAGGGCAGCACTGTGTCTGCACCCAGCATGGCCACGATGGGTTCTGAGGGGCCAGTCACTGAAAAGGAATCTGTGGAATGGAGTAACAAGTGAAAAGAATATTGCAATACCCTGCCTGTGCCTTTTAGAGCACAGCATCATCGCAGGTCCCAGAGGCCCATGGGCATTCTCTCTCTCATTAACACAGCAATAATTTGTCACACATATTCAGGCTGAAGATGGCAGTGAACAAGACAAGGAAGATTTCCACCCTTGTGGAGCTCACAGTCAACAGAGCGATTGTTTATtaaacagattatttttaaattgcaatgGTAGTAATGGAGGAAGGTGAAGGAGT is a genomic window containing:
- the LOC102282902 gene encoding LOW QUALITY PROTEIN: butyrophilin subfamily 1 member A1 (The sequence of the model RefSeq protein was modified relative to this genomic sequence to represent the inferred CDS: inserted 1 base in 1 codon) translates to MVCSPAFSLLRDLFLILLFQMSMRGSDSFSVTGPSEPIVAMLGADTVLPCRVYPAMNVENMEIRWFRNQFSEAVFVYQNGMEQVGEQLVDFKGRAELVKDYITEGRVAVRIHSLRVSDNGMYKCFFKKGTDFEEAVLELKVIGIGSGPRVFLVGPEDGGIRLKCTGKGWFPQPEVQWEDVKGKKIPSVSEDETQDDDGLFQIEASLIVRDSSTTQMSCSMKNPFFGQEQVETIFIPESFFPRPSPWKAAFAVTLVILGVSAGAIVYLAWKERQGNKKLSKVEEEKKKESKSKESFKRELARRKELYQQDWRKAELYADWRKEQFKAAAFTLDPKTAHPNLVLSENKQHISLKNNVSQNGDASTHEDQAVSEAIFSVLGDKSFTQGDTERQYWEVEVNTRTEAGSTTRCALGICSETVKREGWFVESPDKNFWVLVHEEGKVIFPNSQKNSPSLRQQPRRIGVFLDWEVGNLSFYNMADGSHIYSFTGVTFCGTLFPYFSLXGTGASLTICSTSDHPEHCPDSSPKTSLTHLSSSVPQEANSLL